The Brasilonema sennae CENA114 genome includes a region encoding these proteins:
- the gorA gene encoding glutathione-disulfide reductase codes for MTFDYDLFVIGAGPGGLAAAKAAASYGIRAAIAEQGAVGGTCVNRGCVPKKLIVYAADFALQNQIAHSYGWSDSQSRFDWTQFIKSVYQQIESIHHSYFEQLQQAGIELIRGHATFVDSHTVEINERKYTADKILIAVGGGANKPNIPGIEYAITSRQIFDLPYLPKRLAIIGGGYIGVEFSSMMNAFGCDVTLIEHDEMILSGFDEDIRLGVQQGLNKRGIRFIGNSSVKQIKYSEEKLVLTITGDSRKTIAADTILIATGRTPNTKNLGLENAGVELEEKGAIKVDDYNRTTVENIFAVGDCTNRLQLSPVAKAEGRAFANTVFGKKPQKVDYEQAPSAVFARPEAAAIGMTEAKAREKFGEVVKCYSVHFQPMLFQMTEKDEQATIKIVVNGESERVLGAHMVGEHAAEIIQSLAVAIRKGITKQDIDETIGIHPTTGEEFLFHSL; via the coding sequence ATGACATTCGATTACGACCTGTTTGTGATTGGTGCTGGTCCAGGAGGACTGGCAGCAGCTAAGGCAGCAGCAAGCTATGGCATCCGTGCCGCTATTGCCGAACAAGGAGCCGTCGGTGGTACTTGTGTTAATCGCGGCTGCGTACCGAAAAAATTGATTGTCTACGCTGCTGATTTCGCCTTGCAAAACCAGATAGCACATAGCTACGGTTGGAGTGACAGCCAAAGCCGCTTTGACTGGACACAATTCATCAAGTCTGTATACCAGCAGATCGAAAGCATTCACCATTCGTATTTTGAACAGTTGCAACAAGCTGGCATTGAATTGATTCGAGGTCATGCGACTTTCGTCGATTCTCACACTGTCGAAATTAACGAACGCAAATATACGGCTGATAAGATTTTAATTGCTGTAGGTGGGGGCGCTAATAAGCCAAACATTCCAGGCATTGAATACGCTATTACTTCCCGCCAGATATTTGATTTACCCTACTTACCCAAACGCTTAGCAATTATTGGCGGCGGCTATATTGGTGTGGAATTTTCCAGCATGATGAACGCTTTTGGGTGCGATGTCACGCTGATTGAGCATGATGAGATGATTTTATCAGGATTTGATGAGGACATTCGCTTGGGTGTTCAACAAGGTTTGAACAAAAGGGGAATTCGCTTTATTGGCAACAGCAGCGTCAAACAAATCAAATACTCAGAAGAAAAATTGGTGTTAACCATAACTGGCGACTCCCGAAAAACAATTGCGGCGGATACTATATTGATTGCCACAGGTCGTACTCCAAATACCAAAAATCTCGGTTTGGAAAACGCTGGAGTAGAACTTGAGGAAAAAGGCGCAATCAAAGTCGATGACTACAACCGCACAACTGTAGAAAACATTTTTGCCGTGGGTGATTGCACTAATCGCCTGCAATTAAGCCCAGTTGCCAAAGCAGAAGGTCGTGCTTTTGCCAATACAGTTTTTGGCAAAAAACCCCAAAAAGTTGATTATGAACAAGCCCCCTCTGCTGTTTTTGCCCGTCCAGAAGCCGCAGCTATTGGTATGACCGAAGCAAAAGCACGGGAAAAATTTGGTGAAGTTGTAAAATGTTACAGCGTTCACTTTCAACCAATGCTATTTCAAATGACAGAAAAGGACGAACAAGCTACGATAAAAATAGTAGTGAATGGTGAATCTGAACGCGTTTTGGGCGCTCACATGGTTGGTGAACATGCCGCAGAGATCATTCAAAGTCTTGCTGTTGCTATTCGCAAGGGTATTACCAAGCAAGACATAGATGAGACAATTGGCATTCATCCCACAACAGGTGAGGAGTTTCTTTTTCATTCCCTGTAA
- a CDS encoding cation:proton antiporter encodes MHLEPIVSFAILLTVILIVPLLFERFKLPGLIGLLIAGVALGPHGLHLLNTESETLKLLSDIGLVYLMFVAGLEIDMEQFEQTKHRSIGFGTFTFLVPLITGTIVGRMFGFGWNASVLIGSLFASHTLLAYPIISRLGVIKNEAVTVTIGATIFTDIGSLLVLAVCVAIHQGAFSTFSLMKLLLGLVIYSAVILFGFKWLGHEFFRRTRDEQGNQFLFILMVVFISALGAEVIGVEKIVGAFLAGLAVNEVIGSGPVKEKVVFVGNVLFIPIFFVDLGLLIDIPGFIKSISSVWLTLAILVGLIGSKGAAALLAKVVYRYNWQEMITMWSLSLPQVAATLAATLVGYRAGLLTEGVLNGVIVLMMVTATLGPLITARSAPGLITTDTTSEASESTLVWKNDPSQALTVVVPVRNPETERNLIEMAALLIRRESGRVVPLAVTPAHIHMDSPELENDIQQSKILLSKAVELGREFGVEVEPLVRIDQGIVHGINHASREQDANLIVMGWGSTTGIRARLFGNVIDSVLWASHCPVAVTRLLDSPSNIRSILVPIENLTQEAVRVVRFVEIFAQANQAEVTLLHVCARRTSPARVAWMESQLNLLVSKYFPQSHTNIKVLASDNLVNAILKASKSCDLVVLRSRRRRLNIGEVALSDVTTEIVRQIQCSVVLLGEPQGYQDNLSKAREVVKKSSPENLTKQEI; translated from the coding sequence ATGCATCTAGAACCAATTGTTTCTTTCGCTATTCTGCTGACGGTTATCTTAATAGTCCCTTTATTGTTTGAACGATTCAAGCTGCCAGGATTGATAGGTTTACTCATCGCAGGCGTAGCTTTGGGACCGCATGGATTGCATCTCCTCAATACCGAGTCGGAAACCCTCAAGCTACTTTCTGACATTGGGCTGGTGTACCTGATGTTTGTGGCTGGGCTGGAAATTGATATGGAACAGTTTGAGCAAACCAAGCATCGTTCCATTGGCTTTGGTACCTTTACTTTCCTTGTGCCCTTAATTACAGGAACAATTGTGGGGCGGATGTTTGGTTTTGGTTGGAATGCTTCCGTTTTGATTGGCTCTTTGTTTGCTTCCCACACTCTGCTGGCATACCCAATTATCAGTCGATTGGGAGTCATCAAAAATGAAGCTGTAACTGTTACCATAGGCGCTACCATCTTTACAGATATCGGCTCACTGCTGGTCTTAGCGGTGTGTGTCGCTATCCATCAAGGAGCATTCTCTACATTTAGCTTAATGAAGCTACTGCTCGGGCTGGTTATCTACTCTGCTGTTATCTTATTTGGCTTCAAGTGGTTGGGACATGAGTTTTTTCGACGAACCAGAGACGAACAAGGAAACCAATTTTTATTTATCCTCATGGTTGTTTTTATCTCGGCGCTGGGAGCAGAAGTGATTGGGGTAGAAAAAATTGTTGGGGCATTTCTGGCAGGGTTAGCAGTCAATGAGGTTATCGGTTCTGGACCTGTAAAAGAAAAGGTAGTCTTTGTTGGTAATGTCCTGTTCATCCCAATTTTCTTTGTTGACCTAGGCTTGTTGATTGATATTCCGGGATTTATAAAAAGCATTAGTTCTGTATGGCTGACTCTGGCAATTTTAGTGGGTTTAATTGGCAGTAAGGGAGCAGCAGCACTCCTGGCAAAAGTTGTTTACCGCTACAACTGGCAAGAAATGATTACGATGTGGTCCTTGTCTCTGCCTCAAGTAGCAGCTACACTAGCGGCAACTTTGGTGGGTTATCGGGCAGGCTTATTAACAGAAGGTGTACTCAATGGTGTGATTGTTCTGATGATGGTGACGGCTACATTAGGACCACTTATTACTGCCCGAAGTGCTCCTGGGTTAATTACAACGGATACAACTTCCGAAGCTTCTGAATCAACACTTGTCTGGAAAAATGACCCATCTCAAGCGTTGACAGTGGTTGTACCTGTTCGCAACCCGGAAACAGAGAGAAATTTGATTGAAATGGCGGCACTATTAATCCGTCGGGAATCTGGTAGAGTCGTCCCCCTAGCGGTTACACCTGCTCACATTCACATGGACTCACCAGAGTTGGAGAACGACATACAGCAAAGTAAGATTCTTCTGTCTAAAGCAGTAGAACTTGGTCGGGAATTTGGGGTAGAAGTGGAACCACTGGTACGTATTGACCAGGGAATAGTTCATGGCATTAACCATGCCAGCCGCGAGCAAGATGCTAACTTGATTGTCATGGGCTGGGGTAGTACGACTGGAATACGTGCCCGCCTGTTTGGTAATGTAATTGATAGTGTGCTTTGGGCATCTCACTGTCCCGTGGCTGTTACTCGCCTGCTAGATTCACCGAGCAATATCCGCAGCATTTTGGTACCTATTGAAAATCTGACCCAAGAAGCAGTGCGAGTTGTGCGATTTGTGGAGATTTTTGCACAAGCGAATCAGGCAGAAGTCACGCTGTTGCATGTGTGCGCTCGCCGTACTTCCCCCGCCCGCGTTGCCTGGATGGAGTCGCAATTGAATCTCCTGGTTTCCAAATACTTCCCCCAAAGCCATACGAATATCAAAGTTCTTGCGTCTGATAATTTAGTCAATGCTATTCTCAAGGCGTCGAAATCCTGTGATTTGGTGGTATTGCGATCGCGCCGTCGCCGGCTCAACATTGGTGAAGTTGCTCTCAGTGATGTGACGACTGAAATCGTACGGCAGATTCAGTGTTCTGTTGTACTACTAGGTGAACCACAAGGTTATCAAGACAATTTAAGTAAAGCTAGAGAGGTTGTCAAAAAATCATCCCCAGAAAACTTGACAAAACAAGAGATTTAA
- a CDS encoding GNAT family N-acetyltransferase, producing the protein MKSIEVTRTHLQMRSPDEHKPVKIVGDHRAQVTQVFDCPASFYRYLYCEVGHEYHWVYRRNWTDEQIQTHLSQPSISLWVLYYTGAPSGYFELEQYEDGSVEIAYFGLLKEYTGRGLGKYLLTIAIEQAWKKATHRIWVHTCTLDHPAALSNYLKRGFKPFEQETYIETIYT; encoded by the coding sequence ATGAAAAGCATCGAAGTTACAAGAACTCACCTCCAAATGCGATCGCCCGATGAGCATAAGCCAGTAAAAATCGTAGGCGATCATCGCGCACAAGTTACTCAGGTTTTTGATTGTCCTGCATCCTTTTACCGTTACCTATATTGTGAAGTTGGACATGAGTATCATTGGGTGTATCGTCGCAATTGGACAGATGAGCAGATTCAAACACACCTGAGTCAACCAAGCATTTCATTGTGGGTGCTTTATTACACCGGAGCACCTAGCGGTTACTTTGAGTTAGAGCAATACGAAGATGGCTCAGTTGAAATTGCCTACTTTGGACTACTCAAGGAGTATACAGGACGTGGATTAGGTAAGTATCTGTTGACAATAGCAATTGAGCAGGCCTGGAAAAAGGCAACTCATCGCATTTGGGTACACACCTGCACGTTAGACCATCCAGCGGCACTTAGCAATTATCTTAAGCGGGGATTTAAACCCTTTGAGCAGGAAACTTATATCGAAACAATTTATACTTAA
- a CDS encoding methyltransferase domain-containing protein encodes MNILSNVSNPKMILRGFKVVTYTMMGWEMPLQYHDRYILEQTIIPFFIDKKEFAKVLFVGCGSYTKHYEKWFEKKEYWTIDINPMKKIYGANKHITGSMSDLNLYFKDNSLDLILCNGVFGWGLNERKDVEDAFLGCYQSLRQGGVLVVGWDDVPEKKPFPLESCESLNRFQSYFFPPLSTSQYRNVADESEKHVFNFYLK; translated from the coding sequence ATGAATATATTAAGTAACGTGAGTAACCCGAAAATGATTTTGAGAGGTTTCAAAGTAGTTACTTATACAATGATGGGGTGGGAAATGCCGCTTCAATATCATGATCGCTATATACTTGAACAAACAATAATTCCTTTTTTTATTGATAAAAAGGAATTTGCTAAAGTCTTATTTGTCGGATGTGGCTCTTATACAAAGCACTACGAAAAATGGTTTGAAAAAAAAGAATACTGGACAATTGATATTAACCCAATGAAAAAGATTTATGGTGCCAATAAGCATATTACTGGCTCTATGAGTGATTTAAATCTTTATTTTAAAGATAACTCTTTAGATTTAATTCTTTGTAATGGTGTTTTCGGCTGGGGATTGAATGAGAGGAAAGATGTGGAAGATGCATTTTTGGGATGCTACCAATCTTTACGTCAGGGTGGTGTCCTTGTTGTAGGGTGGGATGACGTTCCAGAAAAGAAACCTTTTCCCTTAGAAAGTTGTGAAAGCTTAAATCGTTTTCAATCCTACTTTTTCCCTCCTCTATCAACTTCACAATATAGAAATGTGGCAGATGAATCAGAAAAACATGTCTTTAATTTTTATCTCAAGTAA
- a CDS encoding XisI protein, translating into MAKLEKYQEYIQQLLRKYAERDSGEDGVEAQIIFDTKHDHYQLIYVGWHNRRRIYGPVMHLDIKDGKIWIQWNGTEDDIAAELVEMGVPKQDIVLGFHTPHMRQFTDFAVG; encoded by the coding sequence ATGGCAAAGCTAGAAAAATACCAAGAGTATATTCAGCAATTACTCAGAAAATATGCAGAGCGTGATTCTGGTGAAGATGGTGTAGAAGCACAGATAATTTTTGACACAAAGCACGATCATTATCAGCTGATATATGTAGGTTGGCACAATCGGCGGCGGATTTATGGACCTGTGATGCATTTGGATATCAAGGATGGCAAGATTTGGATTCAGTGGAATGGTACAGAAGATGACATTGCTGCTGAATTAGTGGAGATGGGTGTGCCAAAGCAGGATATTGTCTTGGGCTTCCACACGCCTCATATGCGACAGTTTACGGATTTTGCTGTTGGGTAA
- a CDS encoding XisH family protein — MSAKDRFHDTVKIALQKDGWLITDDPLRIRISSTTKLYIDLGAEKIIAADRDGQKIAVEIKSFLAASTMAEFHTAIGQYINYRYALVDFGYKHTLYLAIPLITYNDFFTQPFVQSVIQRSQVNLLVYDDEKEEVVQWQS; from the coding sequence ATGTCAGCCAAGGATAGATTTCACGATACAGTAAAAATAGCGCTTCAGAAAGATGGGTGGTTGATTACAGATGATCCACTACGTATTCGTATCAGTTCTACAACAAAACTGTACATCGACTTGGGCGCAGAGAAAATTATTGCAGCTGACCGCGATGGACAAAAAATTGCCGTTGAAATCAAAAGTTTTTTGGCTGCTTCTACAATGGCAGAATTCCATACAGCAATTGGACAATATATCAACTACCGCTACGCTTTAGTGGATTTTGGTTATAAGCACACTCTATATTTAGCAATACCCTTAATTACCTATAATGATTTTTTTACACAGCCATTTGTTCAGTCAGTGATTCAACGTAGTCAAGTAAATTTACTCGTTTACGATGACGAAAAAGAGGAGGTTGTGCAATGGCAAAGCTAG
- a CDS encoding TROVE domain-containing protein, translated as MNYKFFTQKKTGTPQTQPIPGQEAQMIQGRSGGWMFDAGLWNMLQRCLLIGTAESTYYAGKNELTEDFVEVIRQAIAEDPGRVAQEILYASDGRAINNSAPILALVLLSMGESPEAKKAFGEIFPQVVRTGSHFYEWLNYTKSLRGFGKVVREAGKNWFLREDVKGLAYQLLKYQQRYDFSNRDALRLFHVKPPTQDHQQLFEWVVKGWEVLPTEIPSGALAQIWWYEWLKRNPDQTHEAIVQGHLTHEMAAPVGKMDKSAWQLLFNEMPIGALLRNLGSLTEIGVLTSDESVNLQRVEAVLNNKEHLRKGRIHPIDVLKALKTYESGGKLGRSKKTWNPVHKIVDILEKAVELSFDVVQPTGKVFMHAVDVSGSMGFPIADMGLTCCEVAATMALVTAKAEKSYMIRGFSSQFYGLGITAKDTFRSAVDKASDKNFGGTDASVAYEWMIRKKYKADVICFWTDNESWAGDKHPSQALAEYRNKVNPNIKAVYITLAPYQITLVDPNDPLSWDLGGFDPGTPRIIQMLATGEL; from the coding sequence GTGAATTACAAATTCTTTACTCAAAAAAAGACAGGAACACCGCAGACTCAGCCTATTCCTGGACAAGAAGCCCAGATGATCCAAGGACGTTCTGGTGGTTGGATGTTCGATGCAGGTCTTTGGAATATGCTGCAGCGTTGTTTGCTGATTGGCACGGCAGAAAGCACTTATTATGCGGGCAAAAATGAATTGACAGAAGATTTTGTTGAGGTGATAAGACAGGCGATCGCCGAAGATCCTGGGCGAGTCGCACAAGAAATTCTTTATGCCAGCGATGGACGCGCCATTAACAACAGTGCGCCTATTCTTGCGCTGGTTTTACTGTCGATGGGTGAGTCGCCAGAAGCCAAAAAAGCATTTGGTGAAATCTTCCCGCAAGTTGTCCGCACGGGGAGTCATTTTTATGAATGGCTGAACTACACTAAGTCTTTGCGGGGATTTGGTAAGGTTGTACGCGAAGCTGGAAAAAATTGGTTCTTACGGGAAGATGTTAAGGGTTTGGCTTACCAGTTGCTGAAGTACCAGCAACGTTATGACTTCTCCAACCGAGATGCTTTGCGGCTGTTCCATGTCAAACCACCTACACAAGACCATCAACAACTATTTGAGTGGGTAGTCAAAGGATGGGAAGTTTTGCCAACAGAAATCCCATCTGGGGCGTTAGCACAGATTTGGTGGTATGAGTGGCTCAAGCGCAATCCAGATCAGACTCACGAAGCTATTGTCCAAGGACACCTAACCCATGAAATGGCTGCACCCGTGGGCAAGATGGATAAATCTGCTTGGCAGTTGCTGTTTAACGAAATGCCAATTGGTGCATTGTTGCGTAACTTAGGTTCACTCACTGAAATAGGAGTTTTAACATCTGATGAATCTGTCAACTTGCAGCGAGTTGAAGCGGTTCTCAACAACAAAGAACATTTACGTAAAGGTCGCATTCATCCAATTGATGTTTTAAAAGCACTCAAAACATATGAGTCTGGTGGGAAATTGGGACGCAGCAAAAAGACTTGGAACCCAGTTCACAAAATTGTGGACATTTTAGAAAAAGCAGTGGAACTATCTTTTGATGTCGTGCAACCCACAGGCAAAGTGTTCATGCACGCTGTTGACGTGTCTGGTTCTATGGGTTTTCCAATTGCGGATATGGGACTAACTTGTTGTGAAGTCGCCGCAACAATGGCACTAGTCACAGCAAAAGCAGAGAAAAGCTATATGATTCGTGGTTTTTCTAGTCAATTTTACGGCTTGGGTATCACCGCCAAAGATACTTTTCGTTCAGCGGTGGACAAAGCGAGTGACAAAAACTTTGGTGGAACAGATGCATCTGTTGCTTACGAATGGATGATTAGGAAAAAGTATAAGGCAGATGTCATCTGCTTTTGGACAGATAATGAATCGTGGGCAGGTGACAAGCATCCAAGTCAAGCATTGGCTGAGTACCGCAACAAGGTAAATCCCAATATCAAAGCAGTGTACATCACACTTGCACCTTACCAGATTACTTTGGTAGATCCGAATGATCCCCTGTCTTGGGATTTGGGCGGCTTCGATCCAGGAACGCCTCGTATTATTCAGATGCTGGCTACGGGTGAATTGTGA
- a CDS encoding quinone-dependent dihydroorotate dehydrogenase: MDIYKNALRPLLFTLLKADPEWMHSSTIRSLSWLGKTDHQAPASWINQRLVQSFCLSDARLEQNLFGLHFPNPLGLAAGFDKDGVAVPIWSKLGFGFAEVGTVTFHAQPGNPRPRLFRLPLDKAALNRMGFNNQGAAAMLARLAQRKQELNLSVPIGINLGKSKITPLEEAAKDYLDSFRLLKNFGDYFVVNVSSPNTPGLRSLQDAPMLSSILDALQHENNAYKPIFVKIAPDLEWEAIADIISLAKTYQLAGIIATNTTIRRDGLKTKVIDQTGKSPQEEAGGISGAPVKERSTEVIRFIWQQTAGQLPIIGVGGIFTPEDAWEKITAGACLIQVYTGWIYEGPAMIRHVLQGLLYKLEQSGLNSICEAVGLQGKMEK; this comes from the coding sequence GTGGATATTTATAAAAATGCACTTCGTCCCCTCTTGTTCACTCTGCTCAAAGCAGATCCAGAGTGGATGCACTCCTCAACGATTCGCAGTTTAAGCTGGTTGGGAAAAACTGACCACCAAGCACCTGCGAGTTGGATCAACCAACGTCTGGTACAGTCGTTTTGTTTGTCAGATGCACGCCTAGAACAAAATCTCTTTGGGCTGCACTTTCCTAACCCTTTAGGTTTAGCAGCTGGATTTGATAAGGATGGCGTTGCAGTTCCTATATGGTCAAAACTTGGTTTTGGCTTTGCAGAAGTGGGAACTGTGACTTTTCATGCACAGCCAGGAAATCCCCGTCCTCGCTTGTTTCGCTTACCCTTAGACAAAGCCGCCCTCAACCGTATGGGCTTTAACAATCAAGGTGCTGCAGCAATGCTGGCGCGGTTAGCACAACGTAAGCAAGAGTTAAATCTATCTGTACCTATAGGTATTAATCTGGGAAAATCTAAGATAACTCCTCTAGAAGAAGCCGCGAAGGATTATCTCGATAGTTTTCGCTTACTGAAGAATTTTGGAGACTATTTTGTCGTCAATGTCTCTTCACCCAATACGCCGGGGTTGCGATCGCTCCAAGATGCCCCGATGCTTAGTTCTATCTTGGATGCTTTACAACATGAAAATAATGCATATAAGCCGATTTTTGTCAAGATAGCTCCGGATTTGGAATGGGAGGCGATCGCCGATATTATTTCCTTAGCAAAAACCTATCAATTAGCTGGAATTATTGCCACCAACACCACTATCCGTAGGGATGGACTAAAAACAAAGGTGATTGACCAAACTGGCAAATCACCTCAAGAAGAAGCTGGTGGTATCAGCGGTGCTCCAGTAAAAGAACGTTCCACCGAAGTTATTCGTTTTATTTGGCAGCAAACAGCAGGTCAATTACCGATTATTGGTGTTGGCGGTATATTTACTCCAGAAGATGCTTGGGAGAAAATCACAGCTGGTGCTTGCCTTATTCAGGTTTACACAGGCTGGATTTACGAAGGACCAGCCATGATACGCCACGTTCTCCAAGGGTTGCTATATAAGCTAGAACAAAGCGGATTGAATAGCATCTGCGAAGCTGTCGGTTTACAAGGAAAAATGGAAAAGTAA
- a CDS encoding DUF2256 domain-containing protein → MGRARSKSDLPTKICPVCQRPFTWRKKWADCWDDVKYCSERCRRHRSQATNEANQ, encoded by the coding sequence ATGGGACGTGCTCGTTCTAAATCTGACTTGCCCACAAAAATTTGTCCGGTATGTCAGCGCCCTTTTACTTGGCGCAAAAAATGGGCAGATTGCTGGGATGACGTAAAATATTGCTCCGAACGTTGCCGTCGTCACCGTTCTCAAGCTACAAATGAAGCAAATCAATGA
- a CDS encoding isoaspartyl peptidase/L-asparaginase gives MEIKVQPKLIIHGGAGTSLKAKGGIEAVRRSLYQIIEEVYSLLESGASANEAVVRGCQMLEDDPRFNAGTGSVLQSDGQIRMSASLMDGTSQSFSGVINVSRVKNPIDLAIALQTSPDRVLSDYGAAELARELQIPSYNGLTELRLQEWIRERQDNFQRTMAGVVADAELVEASNARRGTIGVVALDTQGKISVGTSTGGKGFERIGRVSDSAMPAGNYATKYAAVSCTGIGEDIMDECLAARVVVRVTDGLSLKEAMQRSFAEAQEHKRNFGAIALDANGAIAWGKTSDALLAAYHNGEKIGDTLELPVGTEVGCIFSSDG, from the coding sequence ATGGAGATCAAGGTACAACCTAAGTTAATTATTCATGGAGGCGCTGGTACTTCTCTAAAGGCAAAAGGAGGAATTGAGGCGGTACGCCGTTCTCTCTACCAAATTATAGAGGAAGTCTATTCTCTTCTAGAGTCGGGAGCATCTGCAAATGAGGCTGTTGTGCGCGGTTGTCAAATGTTGGAAGACGACCCCCGTTTTAATGCTGGTACAGGTTCTGTGCTGCAATCGGATGGTCAAATCCGCATGAGTGCTTCTTTGATGGATGGAACATCCCAAAGCTTTAGTGGGGTGATTAATGTCTCGCGAGTCAAAAATCCTATTGACTTGGCGATCGCTTTACAAACCTCTCCTGACCGCGTACTCTCAGATTACGGTGCAGCAGAACTGGCGAGGGAGTTGCAAATACCCAGCTACAATGGCTTAACCGAGTTACGCTTGCAAGAGTGGATACGGGAGCGTCAGGACAATTTTCAAAGAACGATGGCTGGGGTCGTAGCAGACGCAGAACTGGTGGAAGCCAGCAATGCCCGACGCGGTACGATTGGCGTTGTTGCATTAGATACTCAAGGAAAGATATCTGTAGGTACTTCTACTGGTGGTAAGGGATTTGAGCGAATTGGACGCGTGAGCGATTCTGCAATGCCAGCAGGGAATTATGCGACAAAATATGCAGCAGTTAGTTGTACTGGTATTGGGGAAGACATAATGGATGAGTGTTTAGCAGCACGAGTAGTGGTACGTGTCACTGATGGTCTGTCCCTCAAAGAAGCAATGCAGCGCTCATTTGCAGAAGCACAAGAACACAAAAGAAATTTTGGAGCGATCGCCCTAGATGCTAATGGGGCGATCGCTTGGGGTAAAACTAGCGATGCTCTCCTTGCGGCTTACCACAACGGAGAGAAAATCGGCGATACCTTAGAACTACCCGTTGGGACAGAAGTTGGCTGTATATTCAGTTCTGACGGCTAA
- the glmU gene encoding bifunctional UDP-N-acetylglucosamine diphosphorylase/glucosamine-1-phosphate N-acetyltransferase GlmU — MVVVAILAAGRGTRMKSNLPKVLHSLGGRSLIERVIDSVKPLSPSQQMVIVGYQAAEVKAAIQSTPDLEFVEQSVQLGTGHAIQQLLPHLEGYRGDLLVLSGDVPLLRTETLKNLLQTHQENQNAATILTAYLDNPKGYGRVFCNGENIVQQIVEDRDCTPNQKQNNRINAGIYCFRWQDLAKVLPHLQTNNSQKEYYLTDAVSLLKPVMAVDLEDEQEILGINDRLQLATAYEILQKRVKEKWMSAGVTLIDPASITIDDTVEIEPDVIIEPQTHLRGYTVIQTGSRIGPGSLIENSQIGENVTVLYSVVINSIIQTKTCVGPYTHFRGQVQVGAGCRVGNFVELKNTKLGDRTNVAHLSYLGDTTAGTKVNIGAGTITANYDGVKKHPTNIGDRTKTGANSVLVAPVTLGNDVYIAAGSTVTEDVPDDSLVIARARQVVKPGWRNKSTEPLKSPE; from the coding sequence ATGGTAGTTGTAGCAATTCTGGCGGCGGGACGTGGAACACGCATGAAATCAAACCTGCCCAAAGTTTTACATTCTTTGGGTGGGCGATCGCTCATCGAACGAGTTATCGACAGTGTCAAACCGCTTTCGCCCAGTCAGCAGATGGTGATTGTTGGGTATCAAGCGGCTGAAGTCAAAGCAGCTATCCAGTCAACACCAGATCTGGAGTTTGTTGAACAGAGTGTGCAACTGGGAACAGGTCATGCCATCCAGCAATTACTTCCCCATCTGGAAGGCTACAGAGGCGATTTGCTCGTGTTGTCTGGTGATGTCCCTTTGCTTCGCACAGAAACTCTCAAAAATCTGTTGCAAACTCACCAAGAAAACCAAAACGCTGCCACCATCCTCACAGCATACTTGGATAATCCCAAAGGCTACGGACGCGTTTTTTGTAATGGTGAAAATATTGTCCAACAAATCGTTGAAGACCGAGATTGCACACCGAATCAAAAACAAAATAACCGTATTAATGCTGGTATTTACTGCTTCCGTTGGCAGGATTTAGCAAAAGTTCTGCCTCATTTACAAACGAACAATTCTCAAAAAGAATACTATCTGACGGATGCTGTCAGCTTGCTCAAACCAGTTATGGCAGTAGATTTGGAAGATGAGCAGGAAATTCTGGGCATTAACGACCGCTTACAACTGGCAACAGCATACGAGATTTTGCAAAAGCGAGTCAAGGAAAAATGGATGAGCGCAGGTGTTACCCTTATTGACCCTGCCAGTATTACAATTGACGACACCGTAGAAATAGAGCCAGATGTGATTATCGAACCCCAAACTCATCTGCGAGGTTATACAGTTATTCAGACAGGAAGTCGCATTGGACCCGGAAGCTTAATTGAAAATAGCCAGATAGGCGAAAATGTCACGGTGCTGTATTCAGTGGTGATAAATAGTATTATACAAACAAAAACCTGTGTAGGACCGTATACCCATTTTCGTGGTCAAGTACAAGTGGGCGCTGGTTGTCGGGTAGGAAATTTCGTGGAATTGAAAAATACCAAGTTGGGCGATCGCACTAACGTTGCCCACTTGTCGTATTTGGGTGACACCACCGCCGGTACCAAGGTCAATATTGGCGCAGGAACAATTACCGCCAATTATGACGGTGTGAAAAAACATCCTACCAATATAGGCGATCGCACCAAAACTGGTGCCAACAGCGTTTTAGTTGCTCCTGTGACGCTAGGAAATGACGTCTACATAGCTGCTGGTTCCACTGTTACAGAAGATGTCCCTGATGATTCTTTGGTAATTGCTCGTGCCCGTCAAGTTGTCAAACCAGGGTGGCGCAACAAGAGTACAGAGCCTCTTAAGAGTCCTGAGTGA